A genomic segment from Spirosoma sp. SC4-14 encodes:
- a CDS encoding LUD domain-containing protein has product MNSREHILQAVTHSQPPGGSLPVLPEVYAGAHVAETFITCVETIGGLVVRVAGIQAVQQYIETWFPRPNRIIHTLPELKYGEFRHVRTATGHDLETVDLAVLRGEFGVAENGAIWLDDTTLPHRALPFICDHLALLLDESALVPTLHEAYQRLSGNPFSYGVFIAGPSKTADIEQSLVIGAHGARSLTVFLLAHTAINPC; this is encoded by the coding sequence ATGAACAGCCGTGAACATATCTTACAGGCCGTTACCCACAGCCAGCCCCCAGGTGGGTCGTTACCCGTCCTGCCGGAAGTTTATGCTGGGGCGCACGTTGCGGAAACCTTCATTACCTGCGTCGAGACCATTGGCGGTCTGGTAGTCCGGGTAGCGGGTATTCAGGCCGTTCAGCAGTATATAGAAACCTGGTTCCCGAGGCCGAACCGGATCATTCATACCCTGCCCGAACTGAAATACGGCGAATTCAGACACGTCCGAACCGCCACCGGACACGACCTCGAAACGGTTGACCTGGCCGTACTGCGGGGTGAGTTTGGGGTGGCTGAGAACGGGGCCATCTGGCTCGATGACACAACGTTGCCGCACCGCGCCCTGCCGTTCATTTGTGATCATTTGGCGTTGCTGCTGGACGAATCCGCGCTGGTACCCACCCTGCACGAAGCCTATCAGCGACTGTCGGGCAACCCGTTTAGCTATGGTGTGTTCATTGCCGGACCATCCAAAACCGCAGACATCGAACAATCTCTGGTCATTGGAGCGCACGGGGCGCGGAGCCTTACCGTCTTTTTACTGGCCCATACCGCTATAAATCCATGCTGA
- a CDS encoding lactate utilization protein B → MSKPVVPHDQAARQFIADEARTDWHDQTLWFVRQKRDKAAHTLPEWESLRDLASGIKDYALANLSTLLTNFERQATANGITVHWATDAAEHNRIVLDLIQQHSPSARPKVVKSKSMLTEECHLNEFLTEQGVDLVDTDLGERIVQLRQESPSHIVLPAIHLRKSDVSDTFHQHLGTEAGNHDPQYLTEAARTHLRERFMAAQIAITGVNFAVAETGGFVVCTNEGNADLGAHLADVHIACMGIEKVIPQQEHLGVFLRLLTRSATGQPITTYSSHFRRPAPGKVMHLVLVDNGRSTQLGRTHFRNSLKCIRCGACFNTCPVYRRSGGHSYHNAVAGPIGSILAPNLDMRKNADLPFASTLCGSCSNVCPVKIDIHDQLWHWRQTLTAEGLAPLPKTLSMKLMGWVLAHPLVYRVAGRAGRRLMRYWPGAVSNQLNPWYKGREMPQPPAQSFGDWYNQTRRRL, encoded by the coding sequence ATGAGTAAACCCGTTGTTCCCCACGACCAGGCCGCCCGGCAGTTCATTGCTGACGAAGCCCGCACCGACTGGCATGACCAGACGCTTTGGTTCGTGCGGCAAAAACGCGACAAAGCCGCCCATACCCTGCCCGAATGGGAGAGCCTGCGCGACCTGGCATCGGGCATCAAAGACTATGCGCTGGCCAACCTCAGCACGTTATTGACCAATTTCGAGCGGCAGGCAACGGCCAACGGCATTACCGTACACTGGGCCACTGATGCCGCCGAACACAACCGGATTGTGCTGGATTTGATTCAGCAGCACAGCCCTTCAGCCCGGCCAAAGGTGGTCAAAAGCAAGTCGATGCTGACCGAAGAATGCCACCTGAATGAGTTTCTGACCGAACAGGGCGTTGACCTGGTCGATACTGATTTGGGCGAGCGGATTGTACAGCTCCGGCAGGAGTCGCCGAGTCATATCGTGCTGCCCGCTATTCACCTGCGTAAATCCGACGTGAGTGATACTTTCCATCAGCATCTGGGAACCGAAGCGGGCAACCATGACCCGCAGTACCTGACCGAAGCCGCCCGAACGCATCTGCGCGAGCGGTTCATGGCCGCGCAAATTGCTATCACTGGGGTCAATTTTGCCGTTGCCGAAACAGGCGGATTCGTGGTCTGCACCAACGAAGGCAACGCCGACCTCGGTGCCCACTTAGCCGACGTACACATTGCCTGCATGGGCATCGAAAAGGTGATTCCCCAGCAGGAACACCTCGGCGTATTTCTGCGGCTGCTGACCCGCTCGGCAACGGGTCAGCCCATCACCACTTATTCCAGCCATTTCCGACGACCTGCTCCGGGAAAAGTCATGCACCTGGTGCTGGTCGACAATGGAAGGAGTACCCAGTTGGGGCGCACGCACTTCCGCAATTCGCTTAAGTGCATCCGCTGCGGGGCCTGTTTCAACACCTGCCCGGTTTATCGGCGCAGCGGGGGCCACAGCTACCATAACGCCGTAGCCGGACCCATTGGCTCCATTCTGGCCCCCAACCTTGATATGCGGAAAAACGCCGACCTGCCTTTTGCCAGTACGCTGTGCGGTAGTTGCTCCAACGTGTGTCCCGTTAAAATCGACATCCACGATCAGCTTTGGCACTGGCGGCAGACGCTGACCGCCGAAGGACTGGCTCCTCTGCCTAAAACGCTATCGATGAAGCTAATGGGCTGGGTGCTGGCTCACCCGCTGGTGTACCGCGTGGCGGGCCGGGCGGGTCGCAGGTTGATGCGATACTGGCCGGGAGCCGTCAGCAACCAGTTGAATCCCTGGTATAAAGGTCGAGAGATGCCCCAGCCGCCCGCGCAGAGTTTTGGTGACTGGTATAACCAAACCCGCCGACGCTTATGA
- a CDS encoding (Fe-S)-binding protein — MHVALFIPCYVDQFYPAVAIATLELLEKLGCEVVVPRNQTCCGQPMANSGFASQSAGCDRNMARQFGGFDHIVCPSGSCVLHLREHNAGIQGRVWELSEFLTDRLQVQHQPNRFGTLEKPLRVGLHQSCHGQRGLRLASMSERNEPTFSKVEILLNLINGLTVCQPTRPDECCGFGGTFCVTQETLSVKMGKDRLAEHLANKVDAILGGDMSCLMHLEGILRRQVSPVRVLHLAQLLNEACPLPLHQPNTIPA; from the coding sequence ATGCACGTAGCTCTGTTTATACCCTGTTATGTCGACCAGTTTTACCCGGCGGTGGCTATCGCTACCCTCGAACTACTGGAGAAGTTGGGTTGCGAAGTGGTGGTTCCCCGCAACCAGACCTGCTGTGGGCAACCGATGGCTAATTCGGGTTTCGCAAGTCAGTCGGCGGGCTGCGACCGTAACATGGCCCGGCAATTCGGCGGCTTCGACCATATCGTTTGCCCGTCCGGGTCGTGCGTGTTGCACCTGCGCGAACATAACGCGGGTATCCAGGGGCGGGTGTGGGAACTGAGCGAATTCCTGACCGATAGGCTCCAGGTTCAGCACCAACCGAATCGGTTTGGTACGCTCGAAAAGCCGCTCCGGGTGGGTCTGCACCAGAGTTGTCACGGGCAGCGGGGGTTGCGGCTGGCTTCGATGTCGGAACGCAACGAACCTACGTTTTCCAAAGTGGAAATCCTGCTGAACCTGATAAACGGGCTAACGGTTTGCCAACCCACCCGGCCCGATGAGTGCTGCGGTTTTGGGGGAACGTTCTGCGTGACGCAGGAAACCCTGTCGGTAAAAATGGGCAAAGACCGCCTTGCCGAACATCTGGCTAACAAGGTCGATGCCATTCTGGGGGGCGATATGTCGTGCCTGATGCACCTCGAAGGAATTCTCCGGCGGCAGGTATCACCGGTGCGGGTACTGCATCTGGCCCAACTGCTTAACGAAGCCTGCCCGCTCCCGCTCCATCAACCAAACACCATACCGGCATGA
- a CDS encoding AraC family transcriptional regulator — protein sequence MKPQLLRVPIISEQSFSVRRDVVLHFYNRWHYHPEIELVHIEHGSGTQFVGDSIQHFQPGDVLLVGANLPHYWRCDQEYFENREGLLAQATVVHFRADFWGDTFLQLPENRPVVRLLERARQGIRLLGSTREQIKNRMAQLLTEQGTARLVSLIQILSLLAEAPDLPLLSAQNYPIHFDEADTDRINLIYAYSLAHFQRKISLNEIAAVAAMSPNSFCRYFKSRSRKSFSQFLLELRVQHACKLLIEGRLSIAMVCNESGFNQFSGFNKYFKLITGKSPMQYQRTFAK from the coding sequence ATGAAACCCCAACTTCTGCGCGTACCTATCATCTCCGAGCAGTCATTTAGTGTGCGCCGGGATGTAGTGCTGCACTTTTACAACCGCTGGCATTACCATCCCGAAATCGAACTGGTACATATCGAACACGGCAGCGGCACACAGTTCGTAGGCGATAGCATCCAGCACTTTCAGCCGGGCGACGTGCTGCTGGTGGGCGCGAACCTACCCCACTATTGGCGATGCGACCAAGAGTACTTTGAAAACCGGGAGGGGTTGCTGGCTCAGGCCACAGTCGTGCATTTTCGAGCCGATTTCTGGGGAGACACCTTCCTGCAACTCCCCGAAAACCGACCTGTCGTTCGCCTGCTGGAGCGGGCCAGACAGGGTATCCGGTTGCTGGGGTCAACGCGGGAGCAGATCAAAAACAGAATGGCCCAACTGCTCACCGAACAGGGTACGGCGCGGTTGGTATCGTTGATTCAGATACTTTCGTTGCTGGCTGAGGCCCCTGACCTGCCTCTGCTTTCGGCTCAAAACTATCCCATCCATTTCGATGAAGCCGATACTGACCGCATCAATCTGATTTATGCCTATTCGCTGGCTCACTTCCAGCGGAAGATTTCCTTGAATGAAATTGCGGCTGTGGCCGCTATGAGTCCGAACTCGTTTTGCCGTTATTTTAAATCGCGGAGCCGCAAATCATTTTCGCAATTTTTGCTTGAACTCCGGGTGCAGCACGCCTGTAAACTGCTGATTGAAGGTCGATTGAGTATTGCTATGGTTTGTAATGAAAGCGGTTTCAACCAGTTTTCGGGCTTCAATAAGTACTTTAAACTCATCACTGGCAAAAGCCCGATGCAGTACCAGAGGACGTTCGCGAAGTAG
- a CDS encoding VCBS repeat-containing protein — MFVVFSMKVARLSGLVLLLTQVAGACHFADRPVFSLVTSADSHLTFTNKITETNRLNVLNFEYIYNGGGVGIGDVNNDGLQDIFFTGNMVSSKLYLNKGNLTFEDITIPAKVSTKTWCTGVSMVDINQDGWLDIYVCTIHPDRNKSVPNLLYINNGPDKNGTPTFIEAAAEVGLADPSYSTQAAFLDYDLDGDLDMYLVTNGIEDYIRSVAVGQKTDGTGRSVDKLFRNDGLQGNALPRFTDVSRQAGINAEGWGLGVVTNDINQDGYPDLYVTNDFLSNDLMYINNRDGTFTNKINKALKHQEQNGMGVDMADLNNDGLNDIVAVDMLPDDNLRQKSMFSDINYDQFQIALAKKYQPQYVRNALQLNNGALASDVPTFSDVGQLAGIEATDWSWSTLLADFDNDGKRDILITNGYPKDITNLDFGIYTKDASMFGTKKARLRSIIEAANQLAPIDKPDFLFQNKGNLVFTNVAAEWGISQHSVTNGAAYADLDNDGDLDLVMSALNSEALLYENHVQDAVNKPATNYIRIKLAGPKGNPAGIGAKVTIWSKGQQQYAEQAIQRGYNSTVEPFIHFGLGSQTLIDSLTITWPGQKVQKLKKVSTNQTLTLYDRQARLDTKPIATHVPTLFTEVPAGTVPPYQQTELDFVDFKWTSLLNRKYSQAGPGIAVGDVNGDGLDDFVLSGSAGNPAALFYQRPNQTFSAGSLPTKVQEDMGMLLFDADNDGDLDLYCVSGSSEFGSDTKAYQNRLYRNAGKGLFQLDSTALPLISASGSCVVANDFDKDGDLDLFIGGRIVPNQYPTAPASYLLKNDGKGHFSDVTDRVAPALRHAGMITSALWSDYDNDGWVDLVVVGEFMPITFYKNTQGKVLGKQSTVLDNSVGWWNAVVGGDFDNDGDIDYVAGNLGLNSRYKASPEEPVCLYAKDFDDNGRIDPILCRFIQGKEYPVHPRETLNTQIVGMRRQFRHYSDYGNATITDMFSPDQLKDALVFKATNLASSYIENKGNGSFTMTTLPLEAQLSPMLGMQVTDLNRDGNLDLLSVGNDYGTEPLTGWYDAGIGTCLLGNGTGTFTAVGASKSGFVADKDAKALAILSLAGGQPLYIVTQNRDSLRLLKSAYKQPELPIKLNPTDAYALTTLPNGKTRKTEFYWGNGYLSQSSRVLIPSGKAKTIQISDVQGRRRTL; from the coding sequence ATGTTTGTTGTCTTTTCCATGAAAGTAGCGCGTTTATCTGGCCTTGTTCTCTTACTTACCCAGGTGGCGGGAGCCTGCCACTTCGCCGACAGACCGGTATTTTCTCTGGTAACCTCGGCTGATTCACATCTGACGTTCACCAATAAGATTACTGAAACAAACAGACTGAATGTACTGAACTTCGAATACATCTACAATGGGGGGGGCGTTGGTATAGGGGACGTCAATAACGACGGGTTACAAGATATTTTCTTCACGGGGAACATGGTTTCGTCGAAGTTATACCTTAATAAAGGCAACCTGACTTTTGAGGACATAACCATTCCCGCCAAAGTCAGTACTAAAACCTGGTGTACCGGTGTGTCTATGGTTGACATCAATCAGGATGGCTGGCTTGATATCTACGTATGCACTATTCATCCCGACCGTAACAAATCAGTACCTAACCTGCTCTACATCAACAATGGCCCGGATAAAAACGGTACTCCTACGTTTATCGAGGCAGCGGCCGAAGTGGGACTGGCCGATCCGAGTTATTCAACACAGGCGGCCTTCCTCGATTACGATCTGGACGGCGATCTGGATATGTACCTGGTAACCAATGGTATAGAAGATTATATCCGAAGCGTGGCAGTCGGGCAAAAAACGGATGGTACTGGACGGAGTGTCGATAAGTTATTTCGCAACGACGGACTTCAAGGCAATGCCCTGCCCCGGTTTACGGATGTGTCCCGGCAGGCTGGTATTAACGCTGAAGGCTGGGGACTGGGAGTTGTCACGAACGATATCAATCAGGATGGCTACCCCGATCTCTACGTTACCAATGATTTCCTGTCGAACGATTTGATGTACATCAACAATCGGGATGGCACTTTCACCAATAAAATCAATAAGGCGCTCAAACACCAGGAACAAAATGGAATGGGGGTCGATATGGCCGATCTGAACAACGATGGTTTAAATGATATTGTGGCAGTAGATATGTTACCAGACGATAATCTGCGTCAGAAATCAATGTTTTCAGACATTAATTACGATCAGTTCCAGATTGCGCTGGCTAAAAAATATCAGCCTCAATACGTTCGCAACGCCCTACAGTTGAATAACGGTGCCCTGGCCAGCGATGTACCAACGTTCAGCGACGTAGGACAATTAGCGGGAATTGAGGCAACTGACTGGAGTTGGAGTACATTATTGGCTGACTTTGATAACGACGGTAAACGTGATATTTTAATCACGAATGGTTATCCAAAAGACATTACCAACCTTGATTTTGGCATTTACACAAAAGATGCCTCCATGTTTGGTACTAAAAAAGCCAGACTCCGCAGTATAATTGAAGCGGCCAATCAGTTAGCCCCTATTGACAAGCCTGACTTTCTGTTTCAAAATAAAGGAAACCTGGTATTTACCAACGTGGCAGCTGAGTGGGGTATCAGCCAGCACTCGGTTACAAATGGAGCCGCCTATGCCGACCTGGATAATGATGGCGACCTGGATTTGGTCATGAGTGCTCTCAACAGTGAAGCATTACTGTATGAGAATCACGTGCAGGACGCAGTGAATAAACCGGCAACGAATTACATCCGAATCAAGCTGGCTGGGCCGAAAGGAAACCCGGCTGGGATTGGCGCAAAGGTAACTATCTGGTCCAAAGGGCAACAGCAATACGCCGAACAAGCCATACAGCGGGGCTATAACTCAACGGTTGAGCCATTCATTCATTTCGGACTTGGGAGTCAGACCCTCATCGACTCCCTGACTATAACCTGGCCGGGACAGAAAGTACAAAAACTAAAGAAGGTTAGTACAAATCAGACACTTACCCTGTACGACCGGCAAGCCAGGCTCGATACTAAACCAATCGCCACCCATGTACCCACCCTATTCACTGAGGTGCCGGCTGGCACCGTACCTCCTTACCAACAGACTGAACTTGACTTCGTCGACTTTAAATGGACCAGTCTGCTGAACCGGAAATATTCTCAGGCGGGCCCCGGTATTGCGGTGGGCGATGTGAATGGCGATGGGCTGGACGATTTTGTTCTGAGCGGCTCCGCCGGAAATCCGGCTGCGTTGTTTTATCAGCGCCCCAATCAGACGTTCTCTGCTGGCAGCTTACCTACCAAAGTGCAGGAGGATATGGGTATGCTGCTGTTCGACGCAGATAACGATGGGGATCTGGACTTGTACTGCGTCAGCGGAAGCAGCGAGTTTGGATCAGATACCAAAGCCTATCAGAACCGGTTGTACCGAAACGCGGGGAAAGGGCTATTTCAGCTGGATTCAACAGCCTTACCGCTTATTTCGGCCAGTGGTAGCTGCGTGGTTGCCAACGACTTTGATAAAGATGGTGACCTGGACTTGTTCATAGGAGGGCGCATCGTTCCAAACCAGTATCCGACAGCACCTGCCAGTTACCTGCTCAAAAATGATGGGAAAGGCCATTTTTCGGATGTGACCGACCGGGTGGCTCCCGCCCTCCGGCATGCCGGTATGATTACCAGTGCCCTATGGAGTGATTACGATAATGACGGCTGGGTGGATTTAGTTGTAGTGGGTGAATTTATGCCAATCACATTCTATAAAAATACGCAGGGTAAGGTGCTGGGTAAACAATCTACTGTGCTGGACAACTCGGTAGGGTGGTGGAATGCTGTTGTCGGTGGTGATTTTGATAACGACGGCGATATTGACTACGTAGCCGGAAACCTGGGGCTTAACTCGCGCTATAAAGCGTCGCCTGAAGAGCCGGTATGTCTGTATGCTAAAGATTTCGACGACAACGGACGTATTGATCCCATTCTCTGTCGATTTATCCAGGGCAAAGAATACCCGGTCCATCCACGGGAAACCCTGAACACGCAAATAGTGGGCATGCGTCGGCAATTCCGCCATTATAGCGATTACGGAAACGCGACAATTACCGATATGTTTTCGCCCGACCAGCTAAAAGATGCGCTTGTTTTCAAAGCGACCAACCTGGCTTCCTCCTACATTGAAAACAAGGGAAATGGTTCATTCACGATGACGACCCTTCCCCTAGAGGCCCAGTTGTCTCCTATGCTGGGTATGCAGGTTACCGACCTGAATAGGGACGGCAATCTCGATTTGCTGAGCGTTGGCAATGATTACGGAACAGAACCCCTCACAGGCTGGTATGATGCGGGGATAGGTACCTGCCTGCTTGGTAATGGTACAGGAACGTTTACTGCTGTTGGGGCAAGCAAGAGTGGTTTTGTGGCTGATAAAGATGCCAAGGCTCTGGCCATATTGAGCCTGGCAGGAGGACAGCCACTATACATTGTCACCCAGAATCGGGATAGCCTTCGCCTGTTAAAATCGGCTTATAAACAGCCTGAACTTCCTATAAAGCTTAATCCAACCGATGCCTATGCGCTAACAACGCTGCCGAATGGTAAAACGAGAAAAACGGAGTTCTACTGGGGAAACGGCTACCTCTCGCAGTCATCTCGAGTGCTGATACCATCGGGAAAGGCTAAAACAATTCAGATTTCGGATGTTCAGGGCCGTCGCCGAACCTTATGA
- a CDS encoding RagB/SusD family nutrient uptake outer membrane protein encodes MNRYALKFLSISLVTLTLSCNDSILEKVNPTQLSTETYFTTGAELVTGVNAVYAGWQGLNLYAREYFFIHDLRGDDMQPGGAQLEIQRAQLINGTQDASNQVATDVWQGLYRVIHRANVVISFAPGVKQGITEELRNRVLGEAKFHRAWSYYELASLWGGVPLYKTYSTSPDESQPRATEDQVYEFVINDLKEAIAGLPLKSAYADTDVGRVSKGAAQAMLARVYMQRGNYDLAKEQLAAVIASNQYKLVDSYIENFREENEYNSESVWEIAFTEAFGGLNWSGDGNGVNGEVTVRGQEYGPNAWRNVIPSNGLLAEFEKKKAGDTKDDPRYQDSFYQVGDLFNNGKDTLKDVQGADPKISWKKYQKIYKATAENSQSGINFRVIRYAEVLLMMAECENEVGSPTTAVSYINQVRDRKSVGMPHYPTPKFPVSNKAEVLAAIMHEKRVELSGEQIRNLDILRWRKQNKLTKEPISYFQKGKHELLPIPQSEINNNSKIDQKDQNPGY; translated from the coding sequence ATGAACAGATACGCACTCAAATTCTTATCAATTAGCTTAGTTACCCTTACTCTTTCCTGTAATGACAGCATTCTGGAGAAAGTAAATCCTACCCAATTATCGACCGAAACATACTTCACTACCGGGGCCGAACTGGTTACGGGTGTCAACGCAGTTTATGCAGGCTGGCAGGGGTTAAACCTGTACGCACGGGAATATTTCTTTATTCACGATCTACGGGGCGATGACATGCAGCCGGGCGGAGCGCAGCTCGAAATTCAGCGGGCGCAGCTCATCAATGGTACCCAGGATGCGTCGAATCAGGTGGCCACGGATGTATGGCAGGGGCTCTACCGGGTCATCCACCGCGCCAATGTTGTAATTAGTTTCGCACCGGGCGTCAAACAAGGTATCACTGAAGAACTACGAAATCGTGTTTTAGGCGAAGCGAAGTTTCACCGGGCCTGGTCGTACTATGAACTGGCATCGCTTTGGGGGGGCGTCCCTCTTTATAAAACCTACTCAACATCACCCGACGAAAGCCAGCCCAGAGCCACTGAGGATCAGGTTTATGAATTCGTGATTAATGATCTGAAAGAAGCTATTGCGGGCTTACCGCTGAAGTCGGCTTACGCCGACACAGACGTTGGCCGGGTATCGAAGGGTGCCGCTCAGGCCATGCTGGCCCGGGTATATATGCAGCGGGGAAATTACGACCTGGCCAAAGAGCAACTGGCCGCCGTGATAGCATCCAATCAATATAAACTCGTGGATAGCTATATCGAAAACTTTAGGGAGGAGAATGAATACAACTCGGAGTCGGTCTGGGAAATTGCCTTCACCGAAGCATTTGGTGGCTTAAACTGGAGTGGTGATGGCAACGGCGTCAATGGGGAGGTGACGGTACGTGGGCAGGAGTACGGCCCTAATGCCTGGCGGAATGTGATTCCATCAAATGGCTTACTCGCCGAGTTTGAAAAGAAAAAAGCCGGTGATACCAAAGACGATCCGCGTTATCAGGATTCCTTTTATCAGGTTGGAGATCTGTTTAACAATGGTAAAGATACACTTAAGGACGTACAGGGAGCCGACCCCAAAATCAGCTGGAAGAAATACCAGAAAATTTACAAGGCTACTGCGGAAAACAGCCAGTCGGGTATCAATTTTCGGGTTATCCGGTATGCTGAAGTATTATTGATGATGGCTGAATGTGAGAATGAAGTGGGGTCTCCCACAACTGCCGTTTCGTACATCAATCAGGTCCGGGATCGTAAAAGCGTAGGTATGCCCCATTATCCAACGCCAAAATTTCCGGTGTCGAACAAAGCGGAGGTGTTAGCCGCCATTATGCACGAAAAACGGGTTGAACTCAGTGGCGAACAAATTCGCAATCTGGACATACTACGCTGGCGCAAACAGAATAAACTCACCAAAGAGCCAATTTCTTACTTTCAGAAGGGGAAACATGAGTTATTGCCAATCCCTCAGAGCGAAATCAATAATAACTCAAAGATTGACCAGAAGGACCAAAATCCCGGTTACTAA